From a region of the Thermus caldilimi genome:
- a CDS encoding adenosylcobinamide-GDP ribazoletransferase produces the protein MLRLLRLALGLLTVFPLAPREASPEDFRRSTLFFPLAGYALGLPLSLLALLPLPEGFLAALLLACLLLLTGFLHLDGLLDAADALLGSRPRAERLRILKDPHLGPFAFGVGGLYLLLLWQVLALVRDPLFLLFLPGFARFAILPFLNRYPLLHQGMAGLIRGGPVWGAFLLALPFPLLYPWSALLTLFTAYLVARFALARLGGINGDVLGAMIALGELGGLVGYVLWQTLSG, from the coding sequence ATGCTGCGGCTTCTGCGCCTGGCCCTAGGCCTTCTTACCGTCTTTCCCCTGGCTCCCCGGGAGGCCAGCCCGGAGGATTTCCGACGGAGCACGCTTTTCTTCCCCCTGGCGGGCTATGCCCTCGGGCTTCCCCTCTCTCTTCTCGCCCTTCTCCCCCTTCCCGAAGGGTTCCTGGCCGCCTTGCTGCTCGCCTGCCTTCTCCTCCTCACGGGGTTTTTGCACCTGGATGGGCTTTTGGACGCCGCCGATGCCCTCCTGGGCTCGAGGCCCAGGGCAGAGCGGCTTCGCATTCTCAAAGACCCCCACCTGGGTCCCTTCGCCTTCGGGGTGGGAGGGCTCTACCTTCTCCTGCTCTGGCAGGTTCTGGCCCTGGTGCGGGATCCCCTTTTCCTCCTCTTCCTCCCCGGCTTTGCCCGTTTCGCCATCCTGCCCTTTCTGAACCGGTATCCCCTTCTGCACCAAGGGATGGCTGGACTCATCCGGGGGGGACCGGTTTGGGGAGCCTTCCTCCTTGCCCTTCCCTTTCCCCTCCTTTACCCCTGGTCCGCCCTTTTGACCCTCTTCACCGCCTACCTGGTGGCCCGCTTCGCGCTTGCCCGCCTGGGCGGAATCAACGGGGATGTCCTCGGGGCCATGATCGCCCTGGGGGAACTTGGGGGCCTGGTAGGCTATGTCCTATGGCAAACCCTGAGCGGGTGA
- a CDS encoding sulfite exporter TauE/SafE family protein → MAFLLGFLIAFAIGITGVGAGTITAPLLILGLGLSPEIAVGTALLFGFLVKVPAGAVYLFRRQVAGRVLSLLLLGGIPGVLLGSLLLVHLKGAKDMVLLLVGLTVVVSAGLGLYRSLARLILSRERPWLLPPAAFGIGLEVGFSSAGAGALGSLLLLYATRLTPQQVVGTDILFGLVLSLAGAGVHLHFGQVDPNLLLSLSLGGIVGASLGALVATRVPKQPFRVALLLWLLFIGAQMVWRGVAHG, encoded by the coding sequence ATGGCCTTTCTTCTGGGCTTCCTCATCGCCTTCGCCATCGGGATCACCGGGGTGGGGGCCGGCACCATCACCGCCCCCCTCCTCATCCTGGGCCTGGGCCTTTCCCCGGAGATCGCGGTGGGCACGGCCCTTCTCTTCGGTTTTCTGGTCAAGGTTCCCGCTGGCGCCGTCTACCTCTTTAGGCGCCAGGTGGCGGGTAGGGTGCTGAGCCTCCTCCTTTTGGGGGGGATTCCTGGGGTCCTGCTGGGCAGCCTCCTCCTGGTTCACCTCAAGGGGGCCAAGGACATGGTCCTCCTCCTGGTGGGGCTCACCGTGGTGGTTTCAGCGGGGCTTGGGCTTTACCGGAGCCTGGCCCGGCTAATCCTAAGCCGGGAACGGCCCTGGCTCCTGCCTCCCGCCGCCTTCGGGATTGGCCTCGAGGTGGGCTTCTCCTCGGCAGGAGCAGGGGCCCTGGGCAGCCTCCTCCTGCTCTACGCCACCCGCCTTACTCCCCAGCAGGTGGTGGGCACGGACATCCTCTTCGGCCTGGTCCTCTCCCTGGCGGGGGCTGGGGTGCACCTCCACTTCGGCCAGGTGGACCCAAACCTCCTTCTCTCCCTAAGCCTAGGAGGGATCGTGGGGGCCAGCCTGGGGGCCCTCGTGGCCACCCGCGTGCCCAAGCAGCCCTTCCGGGTAGCCCTCCTACTCTGGCTTCTCTTCATCGGTGCCCAGATGGTCTGGCGGGGGGTGGCCCATGGCTAA
- a CDS encoding phosphoadenylyl-sulfate reductase, with amino-acid sequence MDKVTSAKALIRDALAEGQKPCFTCSFQAEDVVVLHLLLEEKPDIPVLFLDTGYHFPEVYAYRDALKEKLGFQLINLSPSLSREEQERLYGKLYETDPTRCCQIRKVDPLFRALEDYDTWFTGLRREQSPTRAHLKPREEAILESGHRLIKVNPLYDWTLKEVFAYLAVADLPHLPLYDQGYLSIGCAPCTAKPLDPKDPRSGRWAGKGKLECGIHLHPKEE; translated from the coding sequence ATGGACAAGGTAACAAGCGCCAAGGCCCTTATCCGGGACGCCCTAGCGGAAGGCCAAAAGCCCTGCTTCACGTGCAGTTTCCAAGCAGAGGACGTGGTGGTGCTCCATCTCCTCTTGGAGGAGAAACCCGACATCCCCGTCCTCTTCCTGGACACCGGCTACCACTTCCCGGAGGTCTACGCCTACCGGGATGCCCTAAAGGAGAAGCTTGGCTTCCAGCTCATCAACCTCTCCCCAAGCCTTTCCCGGGAGGAGCAGGAACGCCTATACGGGAAGCTCTACGAGACCGACCCCACCCGCTGCTGCCAGATCCGCAAGGTGGACCCGCTATTCCGGGCCCTCGAGGACTACGACACTTGGTTCACAGGGCTTAGACGGGAGCAGTCCCCCACCCGGGCCCACCTGAAGCCCCGGGAGGAAGCCATCCTAGAAAGCGGCCACCGCCTCATCAAGGTGAACCCCCTCTACGATTGGACCCTGAAGGAGGTCTTCGCCTACCTGGCTGTGGCCGATCTCCCCCACCTTCCCCTTTATGACCAAGGCTACCTCTCCATCGGCTGCGCTCCCTGTACGGCCAAGCCCCTAGACCCCAAGGACCCCCGCTCTGGCCGCTGGGCGGGCAAGGGCAAGCTGGAGTGTGGCATCCACCTGCACCCAAAGGAGGAATAG
- a CDS encoding protoglobin domain-containing protein, giving the protein MTDKSLGRFYALAQEFWSQLPPSARFRPLEDARAFSRHKELMRGWVGQVVQGFYDTLFGHPATRAIFREGERPAREKTLRDWYLRTVEGPFNGQYFAWQTLVGLVHVRRGVTNAMMAAMWNWVVDTVSRLAREHLPQEEAQALADAWRRLGFTVMALISEGYLHAYLEALAQAEGVEVGVFLQRAQEEAARLLAGLSPG; this is encoded by the coding sequence ATGACCGATAAGAGCCTTGGCCGTTTTTATGCTTTGGCCCAGGAGTTCTGGTCCCAGCTTCCCCCCTCCGCCCGTTTCCGCCCCCTGGAGGACGCCAGGGCTTTTTCCCGGCACAAGGAGCTCATGAGGGGCTGGGTGGGCCAGGTGGTCCAGGGCTTCTACGACACCCTCTTCGGCCACCCCGCCACCCGGGCCATCTTCCGGGAAGGGGAAAGGCCAGCTCGGGAGAAGACCCTAAGGGACTGGTACCTGCGCACCGTGGAGGGCCCCTTTAACGGCCAGTATTTCGCCTGGCAGACCCTGGTGGGGCTGGTGCACGTACGCCGGGGGGTGACCAACGCCATGATGGCCGCTATGTGGAACTGGGTGGTGGATACCGTTTCCCGCCTGGCCCGAGAGCACCTTCCCCAGGAGGAAGCCCAGGCCCTGGCGGATGCCTGGCGCCGGCTGGGCTTTACCGTAATGGCCTTGATCTCCGAAGGCTATCTCCACGCCTACCTCGAGGCCCTGGCGCAGGCGGAAGGGGTGGAGGTGGGGGTTTTCCTGCAAAGGGCCCAGGAGGAAGCCGCCCGCCTCCTGGCGGGCCTTTCTCCAGGCTAA
- a CDS encoding cobyrinate a,c-diamide synthase, with the protein MVRLPRLVLAAPHSGAGKTTVALALLQALGERGLRVQPFKVGPDYVDPSHLEVASGRRVYNLDGFFLDETGLLSLFQHGAKGADLALVEGVMGLFDGKDPLGQVGSTAQVAKLLKAPVALVVDASGMAGSIVPLVQGFRNFDPGVQVVGVFANRVGSPRHAELIREALGQVGLPLLGWLPQDPLLEIPERHLGLVLAGEIRPPLAALRRAFQVDLEAVLRLATSALPLPEAPPFLPEGRPAWVRVAYAWDQAFRFYYPESLELLEAMGAELVPFSPIGDSALPEAEAILLGGGYPELFAEQLAENRAMREAIRRFPGPVVAECGGYMYLSQGLWVGEDFFPMVGLVPGEAHMAERPILGYRQVEALRDNPVAKKGEAFKGHEFHYARMEFSPSPAWRRVGGEEVEGYTDGRILGSFVHLYLPARPEGAGRFLALAHGKAKLRRPR; encoded by the coding sequence ATGGTGAGGCTCCCCCGGTTGGTCCTAGCCGCCCCCCATTCGGGGGCGGGAAAGACCACCGTGGCCCTGGCCCTCCTCCAGGCTCTTGGGGAGCGGGGTCTTAGGGTCCAGCCCTTCAAGGTGGGGCCGGATTACGTGGATCCCAGCCACCTCGAGGTGGCCTCCGGGCGCAGGGTTTACAATCTGGACGGCTTTTTCCTGGACGAAACCGGCCTCCTTTCCCTCTTCCAGCATGGAGCCAAGGGAGCCGACCTGGCCCTGGTGGAGGGGGTCATGGGGCTCTTTGACGGCAAGGATCCCTTGGGCCAGGTGGGCTCCACGGCCCAGGTGGCCAAGCTCCTCAAAGCCCCCGTGGCCTTGGTGGTGGATGCTTCGGGCATGGCGGGTTCCATCGTCCCCCTGGTGCAGGGCTTCCGGAACTTTGATCCTGGGGTCCAGGTGGTGGGCGTCTTCGCCAACCGGGTGGGTTCTCCCCGGCATGCGGAACTCATACGGGAGGCCCTCGGCCAGGTGGGCCTGCCCCTTTTGGGCTGGCTTCCGCAAGACCCCCTTCTGGAGATCCCGGAGCGCCATTTGGGCCTGGTCCTCGCCGGGGAGATACGCCCGCCTTTAGCAGCCTTGCGCCGGGCTTTCCAGGTGGACCTGGAAGCGGTCTTGCGCCTGGCCACCTCCGCCTTGCCCCTGCCCGAGGCTCCTCCTTTCCTCCCCGAGGGGAGGCCGGCCTGGGTGCGGGTGGCCTACGCCTGGGATCAGGCCTTCCGCTTCTACTACCCCGAAAGCCTGGAGCTTCTAGAAGCCATGGGGGCGGAGCTTGTCCCCTTCAGCCCCATAGGGGATTCGGCCCTTCCGGAGGCAGAGGCCATCCTCCTCGGAGGAGGCTACCCCGAGCTTTTCGCAGAGCAGCTTGCGGAAAACCGTGCCATGCGGGAGGCCATCCGTCGTTTCCCTGGCCCGGTGGTGGCGGAGTGCGGGGGGTACATGTACCTGTCCCAGGGGCTTTGGGTGGGGGAGGATTTCTTCCCCATGGTGGGCCTGGTTCCGGGGGAGGCCCATATGGCGGAAAGGCCCATCCTGGGCTACCGGCAGGTGGAGGCCTTGAGGGATAACCCGGTGGCCAAAAAGGGAGAGGCCTTCAAGGGGCACGAGTTCCACTACGCCCGGATGGAATTCTCCCCAAGCCCCGCCTGGCGGCGGGTGGGGGGAGAGGAGGTGGAGGGCTACACGGATGGGCGCATCCTGGGAAGCTTCGTCCACCTCTACCTGCCGGCCCGCCCGGAGGGAGCCGGAAGGTTCCTGGCCTTGGCCCATGGGAAGGCGAAGTTGCGCAGGCCCAGGTGA
- a CDS encoding precorrin-2 dehydrogenase/sirohydrochlorin ferrochelatase family protein — MTYFPLMLNLRDRPVLLIAGGPETGTKLQALLEAQAQVTVLAEEDHWNLADLAKEGRIRWLPRGYREGDLEGFFLVVSHPRDKGIHPQVKAEAERRRVFLVAVDDPENATAILPAVVRRGELVVALSTSGAAPALAVRLKERFLRLLGPEYGELVAYLRHLRPRIAEIPCFEERKRLWYRLVDLALEELDLDPEAGLTRAKEKVEEVLAEVQPWTR; from the coding sequence ATGACCTACTTTCCCCTCATGCTGAACCTGAGGGACAGGCCGGTTCTCCTAATCGCCGGCGGCCCGGAGACGGGGACCAAGCTCCAAGCCCTCTTGGAGGCCCAGGCCCAGGTCACCGTCCTGGCTGAGGAGGACCATTGGAATCTGGCGGACTTGGCCAAGGAGGGAAGGATCCGCTGGCTTCCCCGAGGTTATCGGGAAGGGGACCTCGAGGGCTTCTTCCTGGTGGTGAGCCATCCCCGGGACAAGGGGATCCACCCCCAGGTAAAGGCAGAAGCGGAAAGGCGAAGGGTGTTTTTGGTGGCGGTGGACGACCCGGAAAACGCCACCGCCATCCTCCCCGCCGTGGTGCGAAGGGGGGAGTTGGTGGTGGCCCTTTCCACCTCTGGGGCTGCCCCTGCCTTGGCGGTGCGCCTAAAGGAGCGTTTTCTTCGGCTTTTGGGTCCAGAGTACGGGGAACTTGTAGCCTACCTGCGCCACCTTAGGCCACGGATAGCGGAGATCCCCTGCTTCGAAGAGCGCAAGCGGCTTTGGTACCGCCTAGTGGATTTGGCCTTAGAGGAACTTGACCTGGATCCGGAGGCCGGCCTGACCAGGGCCAAGGAAAAGGTGGAGGAAGTGCTTGCGGAGGTTCAGCCATGGACAAGGTAA
- the cobA gene encoding uroporphyrinogen-III C-methyltransferase → MAKVYLVGAGPGDPDLLTLKAYRLLREAPVVLHDRLVDGKILALIQGKRVEVGKAEGESGKQDDIHRLLLHYARTHPFVVRLKGGDPFVFGRGGEEVLFLSAHGVAVEVVPGVSSVLATGLPLTHRGLSSGFAVVSGVLEGGGYPDLSTFAKVPTLVVLMGVRRRAWIAQELIRLGRDPKEPCLFVERATTPKEAQVLSRLEEVAEGKVEVAAPAVWVIGKVVEVFDVLQKTPQAWALAEVGPWWKPYPR, encoded by the coding sequence ATGGCTAAGGTCTACCTGGTGGGAGCCGGGCCAGGAGATCCCGACCTCCTCACCCTGAAGGCCTACCGTCTCCTCAGGGAAGCCCCGGTGGTCCTCCACGACCGGCTGGTGGACGGGAAGATCCTGGCCCTAATCCAGGGGAAAAGGGTGGAGGTGGGCAAGGCGGAAGGGGAAAGCGGCAAGCAGGATGACATCCACCGGCTTCTCCTCCACTACGCCCGGACCCACCCCTTCGTGGTCCGGCTCAAGGGAGGGGACCCCTTCGTCTTCGGAAGAGGGGGTGAGGAGGTGCTTTTCCTCAGCGCCCATGGGGTGGCGGTGGAGGTAGTACCTGGGGTAAGCAGCGTCCTGGCCACAGGACTTCCCCTCACCCACCGAGGCCTCAGTTCGGGCTTTGCGGTGGTCTCCGGGGTTTTAGAGGGTGGTGGATACCCGGACCTAAGCACCTTCGCCAAGGTGCCCACCCTGGTGGTCCTTATGGGGGTGAGAAGGCGGGCATGGATTGCCCAAGAGCTGATTCGGTTGGGAAGGGATCCCAAGGAACCTTGCCTCTTCGTGGAGAGGGCCACCACCCCCAAGGAAGCGCAGGTGTTAAGCCGGCTGGAAGAGGTGGCGGAGGGGAAGGTGGAGGTGGCCGCCCCAGCGGTCTGGGTGATCGGCAAGGTGGTGGAGGTCTTTGACGTTCTCCAAAAAACACCACAGGCTTGGGCCCTTGCGGAGGTTGGACCATGGTGGAAACCCTACCCCAGGTGA
- a CDS encoding histidine phosphatase family protein — translation MELWLVRHGETLWNREHRLLGWTDLPLTPTGEAQAISLRGKLPSLPAYSSDLQRALRTALLAGFPSMPTPALREIHFGSLEGALWEELEPRYKEALLRFEGFHPPGGESLEAFQERVFRFLESLTGPALLFTHGGVIRAVLRALGEDALLPPGSAVVLDWPRRVLDRLVPSETQQSAP, via the coding sequence ATGGAGCTATGGCTGGTGCGCCACGGCGAAACCCTCTGGAACCGCGAACACCGCCTTCTGGGCTGGACCGACCTGCCCCTCACCCCCACGGGGGAGGCCCAAGCCATAAGCCTGAGGGGGAAGCTCCCTTCCCTCCCCGCCTATAGCTCGGACCTCCAACGGGCCCTTAGAACCGCCCTTCTGGCAGGCTTCCCCTCCATGCCCACCCCTGCCCTACGGGAGATTCACTTCGGGAGCCTCGAGGGCGCCCTATGGGAGGAACTGGAGCCCAGGTATAAAGAAGCCCTCCTCCGCTTTGAGGGCTTCCATCCCCCAGGAGGGGAGAGCCTCGAGGCTTTTCAGGAAAGGGTTTTCCGCTTTCTGGAAAGCCTCACAGGACCTGCCCTCCTCTTCACCCATGGAGGGGTGATCCGGGCTGTGCTCCGGGCCTTGGGAGAGGATGCCCTCCTCCCTCCTGGCAGCGCCGTGGTCCTGGACTGGCCAAGGAGGGTTTTGGACCGCCTGGTGCCCAGCGAAACCCAGCAGTCCGCCCCCTGA
- the cobO gene encoding cob(I)yrinic acid a,c-diamide adenosyltransferase, whose protein sequence is MANPERVKPYTRPTGERRGLLLVYTGDGKGKSTAAFGLALRAHGRGLKVRIFQFIKHQGARFGEHRAFSALGIPVEGLGDGFTWKSRDLDHSAALAREGWERARAALLSGEWDLVVLDEATYPVRYGWIPLEEFLGVLRERPPHVHVVVTGRLAPEALLDLADTVTEMRKVKHAFDQGVPAQRGIEH, encoded by the coding sequence ATGGCAAACCCTGAGCGGGTGAAGCCCTACACCCGGCCCACCGGGGAGCGGCGGGGCCTCCTCTTGGTCTACACCGGGGACGGCAAGGGAAAGAGCACCGCAGCCTTTGGCCTGGCCCTTCGGGCTCATGGCCGGGGCCTGAAGGTGAGGATCTTCCAGTTCATCAAGCACCAAGGGGCCCGCTTTGGGGAACATCGGGCCTTTTCTGCCCTGGGGATTCCCGTGGAGGGCTTGGGGGATGGATTCACCTGGAAAAGCCGGGACCTGGACCACTCGGCGGCCCTGGCTAGGGAAGGCTGGGAAAGGGCGAGGGCGGCCCTTCTTTCCGGGGAGTGGGACCTGGTGGTTCTGGATGAAGCCACCTATCCCGTGCGTTACGGCTGGATTCCCCTGGAGGAGTTCCTTGGGGTCCTGAGGGAACGGCCCCCCCACGTGCACGTGGTGGTGACGGGTCGGCTGGCTCCGGAGGCCCTCCTGGACCTCGCGGACACCGTGACCGAGATGCGCAAGGTGAAGCACGCCTTCGACCAGGGGGTGCCAGCGCAACGAGGGATAGAGCACTAG
- the cobT gene encoding nicotinate-nucleotide--dimethylbenzimidazole phosphoribosyltransferase has protein sequence MGYQEVLQAARERMERLTKPPRSLGHLEEVAVRLAAIQGRLKPELGLGAVVVAAADHGVVAEGVSAYPQEVTYQMVLNFLRGGAAINQLAQAVGSRVYVLDVGVKGELPDHPGLLKRKVRPGTRNLAKEPAMTLEEAEKALEAGREAARWAVDQGATVLAAGDMGIGNTTAASALTAGLLGLSPERVVGPGTGVGEEGLRRKREAVAQALERLRPGMHSLEVAAELGGLELLAIAGVYLEGYERGLPLVLDGFPVSAGALLAFRLNPRVKDHFFAGHKSREPGHGYILEALGLKPLLDLDLALGEGTGAVLAMPLLRAAARILHMATFEEAGVSDRP, from the coding sequence ATGGGATACCAGGAGGTTCTGCAGGCAGCAAGGGAGCGCATGGAACGGCTCACCAAGCCCCCTAGGTCCTTGGGCCACCTGGAGGAGGTGGCGGTGCGGCTTGCCGCCATCCAGGGAAGGCTGAAACCGGAACTGGGCCTGGGGGCGGTGGTGGTGGCTGCCGCCGACCACGGGGTGGTGGCGGAGGGGGTTTCCGCTTATCCCCAGGAGGTGACCTACCAAATGGTCCTGAACTTCCTCCGGGGAGGGGCGGCCATCAACCAGCTGGCCCAGGCAGTTGGCTCTAGGGTGTACGTGTTGGACGTGGGGGTAAAGGGCGAGCTTCCCGACCACCCTGGATTGCTTAAGCGTAAGGTGCGACCGGGGACGAGGAATCTGGCCAAGGAGCCCGCCATGACCCTCGAGGAGGCGGAAAAAGCCCTGGAAGCGGGAAGGGAGGCAGCCCGGTGGGCCGTGGACCAGGGGGCCACGGTGCTGGCGGCAGGGGACATGGGCATCGGCAACACCACGGCGGCCAGCGCCCTAACCGCCGGGCTTCTCGGTCTTTCCCCGGAAAGGGTGGTGGGCCCGGGCACCGGGGTAGGAGAGGAGGGCCTTAGGCGGAAGCGGGAGGCGGTGGCCCAGGCCCTGGAACGCTTGCGCCCCGGGATGCACTCCTTGGAGGTGGCGGCGGAACTGGGAGGACTGGAGCTTTTGGCCATAGCGGGGGTCTACCTGGAGGGGTACGAAAGGGGTCTCCCCCTTGTCCTGGACGGCTTTCCCGTTTCCGCCGGGGCCCTTTTGGCCTTTAGGCTGAACCCCCGGGTGAAGGACCACTTCTTCGCCGGGCACAAGAGTCGGGAGCCCGGACACGGGTATATCCTTGAGGCCCTGGGGTTGAAACCTCTTTTGGACCTGGACCTGGCCCTGGGGGAAGGGACGGGGGCAGTGCTGGCCATGCCCCTCCTCAGGGCTGCGGCCCGCATCCTGCACATGGCCACCTTCGAGGAGGCAGGGGTTTCCGACCGCCCTTAA
- the sat gene encoding sulfate adenylyltransferase translates to MVETLPQVTIGEDERLDLENLATGAFHPVRGFMTREETLSVAQEMRLPSGEVWTIPILLQLQERPRVGKGDQVVLVHREKPVALLQVEDAYELDLKTLSRQVFGTESEAHPGVKKLLAKGPYALGGRVEVLAWRPRSALLEKTPEEMRAFFREKGWSKVVAFQTRNAPHRAHEYLIRLGLELADGVLVHPILGAKKEDDFPTEVIVKAYQALIDGFLPRERVALFGLATPMRYAGPREAVFHALVRKNFGATHFLVGRDHAGVGDFYDPYAAHRIFDQLPPLGIEIVKVGAVFHCPICGGIASERTCPDHHRERRISISMTKVRSLLREGKTPPAELVRPELIPILQEGV, encoded by the coding sequence ATGGTGGAAACCCTACCCCAGGTGACCATTGGCGAGGACGAGCGGCTGGACCTAGAAAACCTGGCCACGGGAGCCTTCCACCCTGTGCGAGGCTTTATGACTCGGGAGGAAACCCTTTCCGTGGCCCAGGAGATGCGCCTTCCTTCGGGAGAGGTTTGGACGATTCCCATCCTCCTCCAGCTCCAGGAGCGACCCCGGGTGGGCAAGGGGGATCAGGTGGTCCTCGTGCACCGGGAAAAGCCGGTGGCCCTTCTCCAGGTAGAGGACGCCTACGAGCTGGACTTGAAGACCTTGTCCCGGCAGGTGTTCGGTACGGAGAGCGAGGCCCACCCCGGGGTCAAGAAGCTCCTCGCCAAGGGGCCCTACGCCCTCGGGGGGCGGGTAGAGGTGTTGGCCTGGAGACCCCGGTCTGCACTGCTGGAGAAAACCCCCGAGGAGATGCGGGCTTTCTTCCGGGAAAAGGGCTGGAGTAAGGTGGTGGCCTTTCAAACCCGCAACGCCCCCCACCGGGCCCACGAGTACCTAATCCGGTTAGGACTGGAGCTGGCCGATGGAGTTCTAGTCCATCCCATCCTGGGTGCCAAGAAAGAGGACGACTTCCCCACGGAGGTCATCGTTAAGGCTTACCAAGCCCTCATAGACGGCTTTTTGCCCCGGGAACGGGTGGCCCTGTTTGGCCTTGCCACCCCGATGCGCTACGCCGGCCCCCGGGAAGCGGTATTCCACGCCCTTGTGCGCAAGAACTTCGGGGCCACCCACTTCCTGGTGGGCCGGGATCATGCGGGGGTAGGAGATTTTTACGATCCTTACGCAGCCCACCGCATCTTTGACCAGCTTCCCCCCTTGGGCATCGAGATCGTGAAGGTGGGCGCGGTCTTTCACTGCCCCATCTGCGGCGGGATCGCCTCGGAAAGAACTTGCCCCGACCACCACCGGGAGAGGCGGATCTCCATCAGCATGACCAAGGTGCGGTCCCTCTTAAGGGAAGGCAAAACCCCACCCGCCGAACTGGTACGACCTGAACTGATCCCTATCCTTCAAGAAGGGGTCTAG